Proteins encoded together in one Telopea speciosissima isolate NSW1024214 ecotype Mountain lineage chromosome 6, Tspe_v1, whole genome shotgun sequence window:
- the LOC122664743 gene encoding WASH complex subunit 4-like isoform X2, with protein sequence MASAELDEQQEKLRRVVDNWRCRSHDLLKTLHKDPFQISPVFGTFSLNSAPVRVHAQPLEHSDILTLIGTDNVLVSKFVTVLSYDCIEISRLTQYARRNIYRQMFLFGHGSSSQEILLEGEPQKAFGQSLSLFMELSKTTSRMSEVMCNLLQQLDSIYSLKDKNDILCKSFKKVILTSAFSSFADGLAMFLVLDEILAQNGRIKSYLSLYARMLNKVKLDPNDFDIAFGDLDCLDQVIIRLEKLLDAGFFRRLLLEELSWVDTLQKVRQNRKLLDACSSFIHDGLQEILSRLDTWKESLLDRRKILHHVALFLFGTYASGEMPEKRLGKVIGEMLKLVPVIYSEGGLRLMLLDLLRNQFPPSMCLWPTFKDAVRDCDAMKKNYLAHLNEMHSRDWQKMKDALAYWVVSFQSTIHPVEDLSRVEACLQLHFKQIIQGILVASRMQMMAISMLDLHTLLEVPIRRERLKSLCHMVVLMKVMKKTFHDKELDIIKSLPHIINLIQSDIENTLLMAKDELLSEVAKESQASKRRFLSSLPFGGKDVDSRLTDSLSAILISLQMLRGGGSSNRQLILSIVLDVLQSIGHLDVNCSRIKKLLYKLEIVADFQSMVEEVTNCDFLYWRKEMMTSWFSMVYMDANKFSWLQYLLDAFSDGLWLLKVCCVGKFTIHSHEEELENAVKNEIITPLCRDIETDLRLHVHSNHLKGSVHVNPRKTGVRNLSWYLHMEPLWLPFKCINIKLHVESYLNSTFYNHTAMSSYDWKIYSEMRQLAELKYGLTLDDIPLTGHCLNYGVDVMEIVRNVEQFATSYSYNMTNQVLIEKVSSCQGRKALRVVGVEHVALSIATHGLGTIYTAIDSVLKLLTEKIIDLSKLLQDNFACVCSVKEIQFWKGNEGETRGNPFLRGEKHDLFTGKLFFGVQELNFLDKLRGIINEMGNILGLLRILRAGGSRHLCSISRFIYRDRNIRSFKENSQKLGFTDETITAGRILDVVVEDKCQAKEHVYFSSSFTSIISKEVKGGEDLKFEDLFLIIPALIIGLIDSRVNSKENMLRRGREVGNQIIIDDGFVMGTAFILKVTAQEKPFDGLDWITSVKKRLEEALRSLEERIDAEQRKANRGLSALKLWGKDASSVSSTETQKVIDKLKKYQKEVELFYYGLNISRTIMS encoded by the exons CGGAGCTGGATGAACAGCAAGAGAAGCTCCGAAGAGTCGTTGATAACTGGCGATGCCGGAGCCACGACCTGTTGAAGACCCTGCATAAGGATCCTTTCCAAATTTCACCTGTCTTTGGTACATTTAGCTTGAATTCCGCTCCAGTTCGTGTGCACGCACAGCCCTTAGAGCATTCAGATATCTTGACGCTTATTGGAACGGACAATGTTCTGGTTTCCAAGTTTGTAACCGTGCTGTCGTATGATTGTATCGAAATCTCCAGGCTCACTCAATAT GCCAGAAGAAATATTTACAGGCAGATGTTCCTCTTCGGTCATGGATCCAGTTCACAAGAAATACTGCTAGAAGGAGAGCCCCAGAAGGCTTTTGGTCAATCACTGTCATTGTTCATGGAACTATCTAAGACCACATCTCGGATGAGTGAGGTTATGTGCAATTTGCTCCAACAACTAGATTCCATTTACTCTCTGAAGGACAAGAATGACATACTATGCAAATCTTTCAAGAAGGTCATACTGACGAGTGCATTTAGCTCCTTTGCTGATGGCCTGGCCATGTTTCTTGTTTTGGATGAAATTTTGGCACAGAATGGCCGTATCAAGAGTTACTTATCTCTTTATGCAAG GATGTTGAATAAGGTGAAACTGGATCCCAATGACTTTGATATTGCATTTGGGGATCTAGATTGTCTAGATCAAGTAATTATCCGCTTGGAAAAGCTTTTGGATGCTGGATTCTTTCGG CGTTTGTTACTGGAGGAACTGTCATGGGTTGATACACTGCAGAAGGTCAGGCAAAACAGAAAATTGCTGGATGCATGTAGTTCTTTCATTCATGATGGGTTGCAAGAAATTCTTTCACGACTTG ATACATGGAAGGAATCTCTTTTGGACCGGAGGAAAATACTGCATCACGTAGCTCTGTTTCTATTTGGAACTTATGCTTCTG GTGAAATGCCAGAAAAAAGATTAGGAAAGGTCATTGGTGAGATGCTTAAATTGGTACCAGTAATATATAGTGAAGGTGGTCTTAGACTTATGCTTTTGGACTTGTTGAGAAATCAATTTCCTCCATCAATGTGCTTATGGCCCACTTTCAAGGATGCTGTTAGGGATTGTGATGCCATGAAGAAGAATTATCTTGCACATCTTAATGAGATGCATTCTAG GGACTGGCAAAAAATGAAAGATGCGTTGGCTTATTGGGTTGTATCCTTCCAGTCAACCATTCATCCAGTG GAAGATCTGTCAAGGGTTGAAGCATGCCTGCAACTTCATTTCAAACAGATTATTCAG GGAATACTTGTTGCCAGTAGAATGCAAATGATGGCCATCTCAATGCTGGATTTACATACACTGCTTGAG GTTCCTATCAGAAGGGAGAGATTAAAGTCTCTCTGTCACATGGTTGTCTTAATGAAA GTTATGAAGAAAACCTTTCATGACAAGGAGCTGGATATCATCAAAAGTCTTCCACATATTATAAATCTTATCCAGTCTGACATTGAAAATACCCTCCTCATGGCAAAG GATGAGCTATTGTCAGAAGTTGCTAAAGAAAGTCAAGCCAGCAAGAGAAGATTTTTGAGCTCTTTGCCATTTG GTGGCAAGGATGTGGATTCAAGATTGACAGATTCACTTTCCGCG aTTTTGATTTCATTGCAAATGCTTCGAGGAGGGGGTAGCAGTAACAGGCAGCTCATTCTTTCTATTGTTTTGGATGTTCTTCAAAGCATT GGCCATCTGGATGTCAACTGTTCAAGGATTAAGAAGCTTCTGTACAAGTTGGAAATTGTTGCTGATTTTCAAAGCATGGTTGAGGAAGTTACAAATTGCGACTTCTTGTACTGGAGGAAAGAAATGATGACTTCTTGGTTCTCCATGGTTTATATGGATGCAAACAAGTTTTCATGGCTCCA GTACCTTCTTGATGCCTTCTCTGACGGGCTCTGGCTTCTCAAAGTCTGCTGTGTGGGCAAGTTTACCATACATTCGCATGAAGAAGAGCTAGAAAATGCTGTGAAAAAT GAGATTATTACACCTCTTTGTAGAGACATTGAGACTGACCTCCGCCTTCATGTGCATTCAAACCACTTAAAAGGATCAGTGCATGTAAATCCAAGAAAG ACTGGTGTACGAAATCTCTCTTGGTACTTGCATATGGAACCTCTGTGGCTTCCATTTAAGTGTATTAATATCAAATTACATGTCGAGAGCTATCTGAATTCCACCTTTTACAACCACACTGCCATGTCCTCTTATGATTGGAAG ATATACTCAGAAATGAGACAACTGGCAGAGCTGAAGTATGGACTGACATTGGATGATATTCCTCTTACTGGGCACTGCTTAAATTATGGGGTTGATGTGATGGAAATTGTACGAAATGTTGAACAGTTTGCCACAAGCTACTCATACAACATGACTAATCAA GTTTTAATTGAGAAGGTTTCCAGCTGTCAAGGTCGGAAGGCCTTGAGGGTGGTTGGTGTGGAACATGTTGCCTTGTCAATAGCTACACATGGTCTTGGAACAATATATACTGCTATTGATTCTGTGCTCAAGCTCCTAACTGAGAAGATTATAGATTTATCTAAGCTTCTTCAAGATAATTTCGCATGTGTTTGCTCAGTGAAAGAAATCCAGTTCTGGAAG ggaaatgaaggagaaacaaGAGGCAACCCTTTTCTCCGAGGGGAGAAGCATGACTTGTTCACTGGAAAATTGTTCTTTGGCGTTCAAGAGTTAAATTTCTTAGATAAGCTGCGTGGCATCATCAATGAAATGGGGAATATCTTAGGACTGTTGAGAATCCTGAGGGCAGGTGGTTCCCGCCATCTGTGTAGTATTTCTCG TTTCATTTACAGAGACAGAAATATTAGAAGCTTTAAGGAAAACTCTCAGAAGCTTGGGTTTACAGATGAAACTATTACTGCCGGAAGGATATTGGATGTAGTAGTAGAGGACAAGTGCCAAGCTAAAGAGCATGTTTatttttcctcctcttttaCTAGTATAATTTCAAAG GAAGTCAAGGGTGGTGAGGATCTTAAATTTGAGGATTTATTCCTCATAATTCCAGCGCTTATAATTGGTTTAATAGATTCCAGAGTCAACAGCAAGGAAAATATGCTGAGAAGGGGTCGTGAAGTGGGAAACCAGATAATTATCGATGATGGCTTTGTCATGGGAACTGCCTTTATTCTCAAG gTAACAGCGCAAGAGAAACCATTTGATGGGTTGGATTGGATTACCAGTGTGAAGAAGCGCTTGGAAGAGGCATTGCGGTCACTAGAGGAACGTATTGATGCAGAGCAGCGTAAAGCAAACAGAGGTCTTTCTGCTTTGAAGCTTTGGGGCAAGGATGCTTCGTCTGTTTCTTCCACAGAAACCCAAAAG GTCATAGACAAACTCAAGAAATATCAGAAAGAGGTGGAGCTGTTTTATTATGGTCTGAACATCTCGAGGACCATCATGTCCTGA
- the LOC122664743 gene encoding WASH complex subunit 4-like isoform X1 has protein sequence MASAELDEQQEKLRRVVDNWRCRSHDLLKTLHKDPFQISPVFGTFSLNSAPVRVHAQPLEHSDILTLIGTDNVLVSKFVTVLSYDCIEISRLTQYARRNIYRQMFLFGHGSSSQEILLEGEPQKAFGQSLSLFMELSKTTSRMSEVMCNLLQQLDSIYSLKDKNDILCKSFKKVILTSAFSSFADGLAMFLVLDEILAQNGRIKSYLSLYARMLNKVKLDPNDFDIAFGDLDCLDQVIIRLEKLLDAGFFRRLLLEELSWVDTLQKVRQNRKLLDACSSFIHDGLQEILSRLDTWKESLLDRRKILHHVALFLFGTYASGEMPEKRLGKVIGEMLKLVPVIYSEGGLRLMLLDLLRNQFPPSMCLWPTFKDAVRDCDAMKKNYLAHLNEMHSRDWQKMKDALAYWVVSFQSTIHPVEDLSRVEACLQLHFKQIIQGILVASRMQMMAISMLDLHTLLEVPIRRERLKSLCHMVVLMKVMKKTFHDKELDIIKSLPHIINLIQSDIENTLLMAKDELLSEVAKESQASKRRFLSSLPFGGKDVDSRLTDSLSAILISLQMLRGGGSSNRQLILSIVLDVLQSIGHLDVNCSRIKKLLYKLEIVADFQSMVEEVTNCDFLYWRKEMMTSWFSMVYMDANKFSWLQYLLDAFSDGLWLLKVCCVGKFTIHSHEEELENAVKNEIITPLCRDIETDLRLHVHSNHLKGSVHVNPRKTGVRNLSWYLHMEPLWLPFKCINIKLHVESYLNSTFYNHTAMSSYDWKIYSEMRQLAELKYGLTLDDIPLTGHCLNYGVDVMEIVRNVEQFATSYSYNMTNQVLIEKVSSCQGRKALRVVGVEHVALSIATHGLGTIYTAIDSVLKLLTEKIIDLSKLLQDNFACVCSVKEIQFWKGNEGETRGNPFLRGEKHDLFTGKLFFGVQELNFLDKLRGIINEMGNILGLLRILRAGGSRHLCSISRFIYRDRNIRSFKENSQKLGFTDETITAGRILDVVVEDKCQAKEHVYFSSSFTSIISKEVKGGEDLKFEDLFLIIPALIIGLIDSRVNSKENMLRRGREVGNQIIIDDGFVMGTAFILKVTAQEKPFDGLDWITSVKKRLEEALRSLEERIDAEQRKANRGLSALKLWGKDASSVSSTETQKVIDKLKKYQKEVELFYYGLNISRTIMS, from the exons ATGGCGTCTG CGGAGCTGGATGAACAGCAAGAGAAGCTCCGAAGAGTCGTTGATAACTGGCGATGCCGGAGCCACGACCTGTTGAAGACCCTGCATAAGGATCCTTTCCAAATTTCACCTGTCTTTGGTACATTTAGCTTGAATTCCGCTCCAGTTCGTGTGCACGCACAGCCCTTAGAGCATTCAGATATCTTGACGCTTATTGGAACGGACAATGTTCTGGTTTCCAAGTTTGTAACCGTGCTGTCGTATGATTGTATCGAAATCTCCAGGCTCACTCAATAT GCCAGAAGAAATATTTACAGGCAGATGTTCCTCTTCGGTCATGGATCCAGTTCACAAGAAATACTGCTAGAAGGAGAGCCCCAGAAGGCTTTTGGTCAATCACTGTCATTGTTCATGGAACTATCTAAGACCACATCTCGGATGAGTGAGGTTATGTGCAATTTGCTCCAACAACTAGATTCCATTTACTCTCTGAAGGACAAGAATGACATACTATGCAAATCTTTCAAGAAGGTCATACTGACGAGTGCATTTAGCTCCTTTGCTGATGGCCTGGCCATGTTTCTTGTTTTGGATGAAATTTTGGCACAGAATGGCCGTATCAAGAGTTACTTATCTCTTTATGCAAG GATGTTGAATAAGGTGAAACTGGATCCCAATGACTTTGATATTGCATTTGGGGATCTAGATTGTCTAGATCAAGTAATTATCCGCTTGGAAAAGCTTTTGGATGCTGGATTCTTTCGG CGTTTGTTACTGGAGGAACTGTCATGGGTTGATACACTGCAGAAGGTCAGGCAAAACAGAAAATTGCTGGATGCATGTAGTTCTTTCATTCATGATGGGTTGCAAGAAATTCTTTCACGACTTG ATACATGGAAGGAATCTCTTTTGGACCGGAGGAAAATACTGCATCACGTAGCTCTGTTTCTATTTGGAACTTATGCTTCTG GTGAAATGCCAGAAAAAAGATTAGGAAAGGTCATTGGTGAGATGCTTAAATTGGTACCAGTAATATATAGTGAAGGTGGTCTTAGACTTATGCTTTTGGACTTGTTGAGAAATCAATTTCCTCCATCAATGTGCTTATGGCCCACTTTCAAGGATGCTGTTAGGGATTGTGATGCCATGAAGAAGAATTATCTTGCACATCTTAATGAGATGCATTCTAG GGACTGGCAAAAAATGAAAGATGCGTTGGCTTATTGGGTTGTATCCTTCCAGTCAACCATTCATCCAGTG GAAGATCTGTCAAGGGTTGAAGCATGCCTGCAACTTCATTTCAAACAGATTATTCAG GGAATACTTGTTGCCAGTAGAATGCAAATGATGGCCATCTCAATGCTGGATTTACATACACTGCTTGAG GTTCCTATCAGAAGGGAGAGATTAAAGTCTCTCTGTCACATGGTTGTCTTAATGAAA GTTATGAAGAAAACCTTTCATGACAAGGAGCTGGATATCATCAAAAGTCTTCCACATATTATAAATCTTATCCAGTCTGACATTGAAAATACCCTCCTCATGGCAAAG GATGAGCTATTGTCAGAAGTTGCTAAAGAAAGTCAAGCCAGCAAGAGAAGATTTTTGAGCTCTTTGCCATTTG GTGGCAAGGATGTGGATTCAAGATTGACAGATTCACTTTCCGCG aTTTTGATTTCATTGCAAATGCTTCGAGGAGGGGGTAGCAGTAACAGGCAGCTCATTCTTTCTATTGTTTTGGATGTTCTTCAAAGCATT GGCCATCTGGATGTCAACTGTTCAAGGATTAAGAAGCTTCTGTACAAGTTGGAAATTGTTGCTGATTTTCAAAGCATGGTTGAGGAAGTTACAAATTGCGACTTCTTGTACTGGAGGAAAGAAATGATGACTTCTTGGTTCTCCATGGTTTATATGGATGCAAACAAGTTTTCATGGCTCCA GTACCTTCTTGATGCCTTCTCTGACGGGCTCTGGCTTCTCAAAGTCTGCTGTGTGGGCAAGTTTACCATACATTCGCATGAAGAAGAGCTAGAAAATGCTGTGAAAAAT GAGATTATTACACCTCTTTGTAGAGACATTGAGACTGACCTCCGCCTTCATGTGCATTCAAACCACTTAAAAGGATCAGTGCATGTAAATCCAAGAAAG ACTGGTGTACGAAATCTCTCTTGGTACTTGCATATGGAACCTCTGTGGCTTCCATTTAAGTGTATTAATATCAAATTACATGTCGAGAGCTATCTGAATTCCACCTTTTACAACCACACTGCCATGTCCTCTTATGATTGGAAG ATATACTCAGAAATGAGACAACTGGCAGAGCTGAAGTATGGACTGACATTGGATGATATTCCTCTTACTGGGCACTGCTTAAATTATGGGGTTGATGTGATGGAAATTGTACGAAATGTTGAACAGTTTGCCACAAGCTACTCATACAACATGACTAATCAA GTTTTAATTGAGAAGGTTTCCAGCTGTCAAGGTCGGAAGGCCTTGAGGGTGGTTGGTGTGGAACATGTTGCCTTGTCAATAGCTACACATGGTCTTGGAACAATATATACTGCTATTGATTCTGTGCTCAAGCTCCTAACTGAGAAGATTATAGATTTATCTAAGCTTCTTCAAGATAATTTCGCATGTGTTTGCTCAGTGAAAGAAATCCAGTTCTGGAAG ggaaatgaaggagaaacaaGAGGCAACCCTTTTCTCCGAGGGGAGAAGCATGACTTGTTCACTGGAAAATTGTTCTTTGGCGTTCAAGAGTTAAATTTCTTAGATAAGCTGCGTGGCATCATCAATGAAATGGGGAATATCTTAGGACTGTTGAGAATCCTGAGGGCAGGTGGTTCCCGCCATCTGTGTAGTATTTCTCG TTTCATTTACAGAGACAGAAATATTAGAAGCTTTAAGGAAAACTCTCAGAAGCTTGGGTTTACAGATGAAACTATTACTGCCGGAAGGATATTGGATGTAGTAGTAGAGGACAAGTGCCAAGCTAAAGAGCATGTTTatttttcctcctcttttaCTAGTATAATTTCAAAG GAAGTCAAGGGTGGTGAGGATCTTAAATTTGAGGATTTATTCCTCATAATTCCAGCGCTTATAATTGGTTTAATAGATTCCAGAGTCAACAGCAAGGAAAATATGCTGAGAAGGGGTCGTGAAGTGGGAAACCAGATAATTATCGATGATGGCTTTGTCATGGGAACTGCCTTTATTCTCAAG gTAACAGCGCAAGAGAAACCATTTGATGGGTTGGATTGGATTACCAGTGTGAAGAAGCGCTTGGAAGAGGCATTGCGGTCACTAGAGGAACGTATTGATGCAGAGCAGCGTAAAGCAAACAGAGGTCTTTCTGCTTTGAAGCTTTGGGGCAAGGATGCTTCGTCTGTTTCTTCCACAGAAACCCAAAAG GTCATAGACAAACTCAAGAAATATCAGAAAGAGGTGGAGCTGTTTTATTATGGTCTGAACATCTCGAGGACCATCATGTCCTGA
- the LOC122664743 gene encoding WASH complex subunit 4-like isoform X3 — MASAELDEQQEKLRRVVDNWRCRSHDLLKTLHKDPFQISPVFGTFSLNSAPVRVHAQPLEHSDILTLIGTDNVLVSKFVTVLSYDCIEISRLTQYARRNIYRQMFLFGHGSSSQEILLEGEPQKAFGQSLSLFMELSKTTSRMSEVMCNLLQQLDSIYSLKDKNDILCKSFKKVILTSAFSSFADGLAMFLVLDEILAQNGRIKSYLSLYARMLNKVKLDPNDFDIAFGDLDCLDQVIIRLEKLLDAGFFRRLLLEELSWVDTLQKVRQNRKLLDACSSFIHDGLQEILSRLDTWKESLLDRRKILHHVALFLFGTYASGEMPEKRLGKVIGEMLKLVPVIYSEGGLRLMLLDLLRNQFPPSMCLWPTFKDAVRDCDAMKKNYLAHLNEMHSRDWQKMKDALAYWVVSFQSTIHPVEDLSRVEACLQLHFKQIIQGILVASRMQMMAISMLDLHTLLEVPIRRERLKSLCHMVVLMKVMKKTFHDKELDIIKSLPHIINLIQSDIENTLLMAKDELLSEVAKESQASKRRFLSSLPFGGKDVDSRLTDSLSAILISLQMLRGGGSSNRQLILSIVLDVLQSIGHLDVNCSRIKKLLYKLEIVADFQSMVEEVTNCDFLYWRKEMMTSWFSMVYMDANKFSWLQYLLDAFSDGLWLLKVCCVGKFTIHSHEEELENAVKNEIITPLCRDIETDLRLHVHSNHLKGSVHVNPRKTGVRNLSWYLHMEPLWLPFKCINIKLHVESYLNSTFYNHTAMSSYDWKIYSEMRQLAELKYGLTLDDIPLTGHCLNYGVDVMEIVRNVEQFATSYSYNMTNQVLIEKVSSCQGRKALRVVGVEHVALSIATHGLGTIYTAIDSVLKLLTEKIIDLSKLLQDNFGNEGETRGNPFLRGEKHDLFTGKLFFGVQELNFLDKLRGIINEMGNILGLLRILRAGGSRHLCSISRFIYRDRNIRSFKENSQKLGFTDETITAGRILDVVVEDKCQAKEHVYFSSSFTSIISKEVKGGEDLKFEDLFLIIPALIIGLIDSRVNSKENMLRRGREVGNQIIIDDGFVMGTAFILKVTAQEKPFDGLDWITSVKKRLEEALRSLEERIDAEQRKANRGLSALKLWGKDASSVSSTETQKVIDKLKKYQKEVELFYYGLNISRTIMS, encoded by the exons CGGAGCTGGATGAACAGCAAGAGAAGCTCCGAAGAGTCGTTGATAACTGGCGATGCCGGAGCCACGACCTGTTGAAGACCCTGCATAAGGATCCTTTCCAAATTTCACCTGTCTTTGGTACATTTAGCTTGAATTCCGCTCCAGTTCGTGTGCACGCACAGCCCTTAGAGCATTCAGATATCTTGACGCTTATTGGAACGGACAATGTTCTGGTTTCCAAGTTTGTAACCGTGCTGTCGTATGATTGTATCGAAATCTCCAGGCTCACTCAATAT GCCAGAAGAAATATTTACAGGCAGATGTTCCTCTTCGGTCATGGATCCAGTTCACAAGAAATACTGCTAGAAGGAGAGCCCCAGAAGGCTTTTGGTCAATCACTGTCATTGTTCATGGAACTATCTAAGACCACATCTCGGATGAGTGAGGTTATGTGCAATTTGCTCCAACAACTAGATTCCATTTACTCTCTGAAGGACAAGAATGACATACTATGCAAATCTTTCAAGAAGGTCATACTGACGAGTGCATTTAGCTCCTTTGCTGATGGCCTGGCCATGTTTCTTGTTTTGGATGAAATTTTGGCACAGAATGGCCGTATCAAGAGTTACTTATCTCTTTATGCAAG GATGTTGAATAAGGTGAAACTGGATCCCAATGACTTTGATATTGCATTTGGGGATCTAGATTGTCTAGATCAAGTAATTATCCGCTTGGAAAAGCTTTTGGATGCTGGATTCTTTCGG CGTTTGTTACTGGAGGAACTGTCATGGGTTGATACACTGCAGAAGGTCAGGCAAAACAGAAAATTGCTGGATGCATGTAGTTCTTTCATTCATGATGGGTTGCAAGAAATTCTTTCACGACTTG ATACATGGAAGGAATCTCTTTTGGACCGGAGGAAAATACTGCATCACGTAGCTCTGTTTCTATTTGGAACTTATGCTTCTG GTGAAATGCCAGAAAAAAGATTAGGAAAGGTCATTGGTGAGATGCTTAAATTGGTACCAGTAATATATAGTGAAGGTGGTCTTAGACTTATGCTTTTGGACTTGTTGAGAAATCAATTTCCTCCATCAATGTGCTTATGGCCCACTTTCAAGGATGCTGTTAGGGATTGTGATGCCATGAAGAAGAATTATCTTGCACATCTTAATGAGATGCATTCTAG GGACTGGCAAAAAATGAAAGATGCGTTGGCTTATTGGGTTGTATCCTTCCAGTCAACCATTCATCCAGTG GAAGATCTGTCAAGGGTTGAAGCATGCCTGCAACTTCATTTCAAACAGATTATTCAG GGAATACTTGTTGCCAGTAGAATGCAAATGATGGCCATCTCAATGCTGGATTTACATACACTGCTTGAG GTTCCTATCAGAAGGGAGAGATTAAAGTCTCTCTGTCACATGGTTGTCTTAATGAAA GTTATGAAGAAAACCTTTCATGACAAGGAGCTGGATATCATCAAAAGTCTTCCACATATTATAAATCTTATCCAGTCTGACATTGAAAATACCCTCCTCATGGCAAAG GATGAGCTATTGTCAGAAGTTGCTAAAGAAAGTCAAGCCAGCAAGAGAAGATTTTTGAGCTCTTTGCCATTTG GTGGCAAGGATGTGGATTCAAGATTGACAGATTCACTTTCCGCG aTTTTGATTTCATTGCAAATGCTTCGAGGAGGGGGTAGCAGTAACAGGCAGCTCATTCTTTCTATTGTTTTGGATGTTCTTCAAAGCATT GGCCATCTGGATGTCAACTGTTCAAGGATTAAGAAGCTTCTGTACAAGTTGGAAATTGTTGCTGATTTTCAAAGCATGGTTGAGGAAGTTACAAATTGCGACTTCTTGTACTGGAGGAAAGAAATGATGACTTCTTGGTTCTCCATGGTTTATATGGATGCAAACAAGTTTTCATGGCTCCA GTACCTTCTTGATGCCTTCTCTGACGGGCTCTGGCTTCTCAAAGTCTGCTGTGTGGGCAAGTTTACCATACATTCGCATGAAGAAGAGCTAGAAAATGCTGTGAAAAAT GAGATTATTACACCTCTTTGTAGAGACATTGAGACTGACCTCCGCCTTCATGTGCATTCAAACCACTTAAAAGGATCAGTGCATGTAAATCCAAGAAAG ACTGGTGTACGAAATCTCTCTTGGTACTTGCATATGGAACCTCTGTGGCTTCCATTTAAGTGTATTAATATCAAATTACATGTCGAGAGCTATCTGAATTCCACCTTTTACAACCACACTGCCATGTCCTCTTATGATTGGAAG ATATACTCAGAAATGAGACAACTGGCAGAGCTGAAGTATGGACTGACATTGGATGATATTCCTCTTACTGGGCACTGCTTAAATTATGGGGTTGATGTGATGGAAATTGTACGAAATGTTGAACAGTTTGCCACAAGCTACTCATACAACATGACTAATCAA GTTTTAATTGAGAAGGTTTCCAGCTGTCAAGGTCGGAAGGCCTTGAGGGTGGTTGGTGTGGAACATGTTGCCTTGTCAATAGCTACACATGGTCTTGGAACAATATATACTGCTATTGATTCTGTGCTCAAGCTCCTAACTGAGAAGATTATAGATTTATCTAAGCTTCTTCAAGATAATTTC ggaaatgaaggagaaacaaGAGGCAACCCTTTTCTCCGAGGGGAGAAGCATGACTTGTTCACTGGAAAATTGTTCTTTGGCGTTCAAGAGTTAAATTTCTTAGATAAGCTGCGTGGCATCATCAATGAAATGGGGAATATCTTAGGACTGTTGAGAATCCTGAGGGCAGGTGGTTCCCGCCATCTGTGTAGTATTTCTCG TTTCATTTACAGAGACAGAAATATTAGAAGCTTTAAGGAAAACTCTCAGAAGCTTGGGTTTACAGATGAAACTATTACTGCCGGAAGGATATTGGATGTAGTAGTAGAGGACAAGTGCCAAGCTAAAGAGCATGTTTatttttcctcctcttttaCTAGTATAATTTCAAAG GAAGTCAAGGGTGGTGAGGATCTTAAATTTGAGGATTTATTCCTCATAATTCCAGCGCTTATAATTGGTTTAATAGATTCCAGAGTCAACAGCAAGGAAAATATGCTGAGAAGGGGTCGTGAAGTGGGAAACCAGATAATTATCGATGATGGCTTTGTCATGGGAACTGCCTTTATTCTCAAG gTAACAGCGCAAGAGAAACCATTTGATGGGTTGGATTGGATTACCAGTGTGAAGAAGCGCTTGGAAGAGGCATTGCGGTCACTAGAGGAACGTATTGATGCAGAGCAGCGTAAAGCAAACAGAGGTCTTTCTGCTTTGAAGCTTTGGGGCAAGGATGCTTCGTCTGTTTCTTCCACAGAAACCCAAAAG GTCATAGACAAACTCAAGAAATATCAGAAAGAGGTGGAGCTGTTTTATTATGGTCTGAACATCTCGAGGACCATCATGTCCTGA